Proteins co-encoded in one Callospermophilus lateralis isolate mCalLat2 chromosome 2, mCalLat2.hap1, whole genome shotgun sequence genomic window:
- the Il18bp gene encoding interleukin-18-binding protein isoform X2, whose amino-acid sequence MYITTMGQNCIPDSSSLWVLLLYLHIVTLLAGATPVPQIITAATASAGISKDPSPSWSPTLPPAKRCPALEVTWPEVEVPLNGTLTLSCTACSRFPDFNILYWLGNGSFIEHLPGRLREGSTSREPGIKSTRLWRSLVLEELSPALRNTIFSCVFMDPGQVAQHHIILAQLWAGLRVLPGSQEALPSSQSPGPQLPTSAGSRVSTGPRIAPP is encoded by the exons ATGTACATCACGACCATGGGACAGAACTGTATACCAG ACTCCAGTTCTTTGTGGGTACTGCTTCTGTATCTCCACATCGTCACTCTTTTGGCTGGAGCCACACCTGTTCCTCAGATTATCACAGCTGCCACTGCCTCAGCTGGGATCTCCAAGGACCCTAGCCCCTCTTGGTCTCCAACACTTCCACCAGCTAAGCGGTGCCCAGCATTGGAGGTGACCTGGCCAGAAGTGGAAGTGCCACTGA ATGGAACGCTGACCTTGTCCTGTACTGCCTGCAGCCGCTTCCCCGACTTCAACATCCTATACTGGTTGGGCAATGGTTCCTTCATTGAGCACCTCCCAGGCCGGCTGAGAGAGGGCAGCACCAG TCGAGAGCCTGGAATTAAAAGCACTCGACTGTGGAGATCCTTGGTGCTAGAGGAATTGAGCCCTGCCCTGCGAAACACCATCTTCTCCTGTGTGTTTATGGACCCTGGGCAGGTTGCCCAGCATCATATCATCCTGGCACAGCTCTGG GCTGGGCTGAGGGTCCTGCCTGGCTCTCAAGAAGCCCTGCCTTCCAGCCAGAGCCCAGGTCCCCAGCTGCCCACATCAGCAGGGTCAAGAGTGAGCACAGGGCCAAGAATAGCACCACCGTGA
- the Il18bp gene encoding interleukin-18-binding protein isoform X1 encodes MYITTMGQNCIPDSSSLWVLLLYLHIVTLLAGATPVPQIITAATASAGISKDPSPSWSPTLPPAKRCPALEVTWPEVEVPLNGTLTLSCTACSRFPDFNILYWLGNGSFIEHLPGRLREGSTSREPGIKSTRLWRSLVLEELSPALRNTIFSCVFMDPGQVAQHHIILAQLWVRNPREASRDRSSSTSVWGRKEGRACQRSLQVNAPIFPKVSLRQKQKGLEDLGRGGMAWRKMTRCPSIT; translated from the exons ATGTACATCACGACCATGGGACAGAACTGTATACCAG ACTCCAGTTCTTTGTGGGTACTGCTTCTGTATCTCCACATCGTCACTCTTTTGGCTGGAGCCACACCTGTTCCTCAGATTATCACAGCTGCCACTGCCTCAGCTGGGATCTCCAAGGACCCTAGCCCCTCTTGGTCTCCAACACTTCCACCAGCTAAGCGGTGCCCAGCATTGGAGGTGACCTGGCCAGAAGTGGAAGTGCCACTGA ATGGAACGCTGACCTTGTCCTGTACTGCCTGCAGCCGCTTCCCCGACTTCAACATCCTATACTGGTTGGGCAATGGTTCCTTCATTGAGCACCTCCCAGGCCGGCTGAGAGAGGGCAGCACCAG TCGAGAGCCTGGAATTAAAAGCACTCGACTGTGGAGATCCTTGGTGCTAGAGGAATTGAGCCCTGCCCTGCGAAACACCATCTTCTCCTGTGTGTTTATGGACCCTGGGCAGGTTGCCCAGCATCATATCATCCTGGCACAGCTCTGGGTGAGGAACCCAAGGGAGGCCTCCAGGGACAGGTCGAGCTCCACTTCTGTatggggaagaaaggaaggaagggcctGTCAGAGAAGCCTTCAAGTTAATGCCCCCATTTTCCCTAAGGTCAGCCTGAGGCAGAAACAAAAAGGACTTGAGGACTTGGGCAGGGGAGGCATGGCCTGGAGGAAAATGACCAGATGTCCTTCCATTACTTAA